The Methanomicrobiales archaeon genome contains the following window.
GATTTCCTCCACAAGAGAAGTTCCCAGAGTAAAGTTCCCAGAGTAACATGATTTCGAATACTAGTATTTCCTATGTACCCCTACCTATTCATTACAAGACATCTCGTATTGTTTTTGAAACGTGCCCCAGCAAATTATCATCCTGCTCATCAACACCCAGATCCAGCAACGCTTCTGATATCTGTGTCATCACAATCTCATCCCCATCAACAACCGATTTAATATACCGGTAAAACTCTTTTGCTATTCTATCGGGGTTATGTTCACGCTCTACCCATCGCAGTGCGTTCTCTCCGATGGTCTCGCGCATTCTAGCATTTGCAGCAAGAGTCTGCATATATGCAAGGAGAAGATCTTCTTCGTAGGAATCCACGGCAACCTTTAAACAGCAATCATCGGGAATTTCGGAGAACCACCCCACATCTGAGACGATGACAGGTTTTTTCGCTGCCATGATTCTCAAAATGCTTCCACTTGTTTCACCTGCTGTCGGATGCCGAAGATTGACACAGTAATCAGCTATTGCTAGATAGTTGAGAGTTTCGGCAAAAGGCACAAAACCAGTCTTTATTACTGATTGGTCCAATCCAAGTCTAGCGATCAGGCCATCAATTCTCATCAGATCTTCTCCAACAAGAAGAAGAACCGCATCTGGATAATCGTTTAATAGGTTTTTAAAAGAATTGAGCAGTACGTGATATCGTTTATGGGGGGAAATGTAACCAAAGCTAATAATTATCGGATTTTTTTCCGGTATTGATAATTTATTCTTTATTGCCTTGATATTGCGTTTTTCCACCTCTCTGATCTCTTTGGGGATTGTCATGGGATGATTTATCTTAGCGATACTAATATCATGCTTTTCTCTTAATGCTGTCTGAACGCAGAACTCATTGTGACAGACAATCCCCAGACTGTTGTCGAGAATTCTCCTGATGAGTGGATACTCAAAATCTGGATATGCCTTAGCTTGAATCGCACGATCCGCTATCATCACACCCTTTTCACCATAGCAGTATCCAAACTCCTCTCTGTAGCGGTCAGCATTGCCTCGTGCAATGGAAATGCTCGATAAAAAACCATGTAAGTAAATATCATGGAAAACAGTAATTCCGGGATTTTTTATCAACGAACGATAAATGAATTCGTGAAGTTGATTGTTGCCCATATGATAGAGCGGAATGTCATAGTATCCTTTCAACCTTTCATATTCGGTATAAGGGTAGATGTCAAAATTTTCGATTAAGAACCCATTATCCGGCTTTACATTTATATCGATAAAAATATCAATATCCATGTATCTGGAAAGGTACGGCAGTAATTCACACTCGGAATAATCAGCAATTCCCGTCTTCTGAGGACTTACAGGTGAGAAATATGCAATTCTCATTGCATCGGCTCCAGGAGTTTTTTGATTACATTATCCCAAGAGAGATTCATGGAGGAAACTTTTCTGTACCCATTCTGTCCCATTTTTTCACAAAGTCCGTTTTCAAATAATTGTTGGACTTTTTCGGCAATACTTTCGGGTGAGGGGGCAGCAATAAACCCATTCACTGAGTCTTCAACAAACTCCAGCGGACCGCCCGAATCTGTACAGGTTATCACCGGCTTTTTTGAGAGAAAAGCTTCGAGCGTTACGTACCCCATATCTTCATCTATAGGAACATAAACAACAGCGGCTGCGTTAGCGTAAAGATCCAGCAGTTCCTCTTCAGGAACATAGCCTAAGATGTCAACGCGATCGTCAACCCCACATTCCTTTGCCAGCGATCTTATATAGTCAAGATGAGGACCGGTTCCCGCAATCTTGAGACGAATATTTGAATTGCAATGCTGCAGACATTTAATTGCAAGATCCTGTCTTTTTATCGCGTCAACCCTACTGGGATAAAAAATATAATCGCAATAACTTTCGCACCGATATTGACCCATGAGCGGCGGGGGATGGTAAAGTGGTTCTCCTGCAATTCGATTATATCTCCATAACCTTCGCGCTACATTTTCAGAGTTTGTATAAATTTTCCTCGCCTCGTTGAGGCCGAGATAATCCATTTTATATATCTTTTGTCTGACAATTTCCCCAAGTTTTCCGTAAGGTAATAAGTCGTCCATCTCTGTATGTGCTAGATCGTATGCTGGCCTATGCTGGTGGAGAAGCCACACGACCTTATTAGGATGTCTTACAAGATACGATGGAAATTTTTGCGCAATAACCCCGTCAATCTTCATGCCATTGCTTTCGGAGAGATCCAACAACCTCCAGATCAAAGCATGGTTTACTATTTCCTCTGGAGGGTACCATTTAAAAGGAATTTTAATATACTCAACATCGTAATCCCTCTTTAGTAACTCAGCATAAAGATTATCAAAATGATACTCTGCCCCTCCTTTTACAAAAGGCACCTGGACTGCGCATATCGCAATTTTCATCGCTTTCCTCCATTGTAATCAATTGAGACCAAATTTTGAGGTGTTCTCGGTGGAATTATCAGCACTTGCTCACATCTTCCAAGTTATTGCATAATCTTGCTCCCCAAAGGATTCACTTCAATATGTCGGGATTACTGTCATGGACATTAATCTAGTAGCTATATGAACCACCCCAACCCTTGCAGACAGTTTTCAGGCCTTGTCTTCTCTGGCAACAGAGGCAATTCTTCTTAACTTCCCGAACTTCGATGAATTCAAGGAGAAAACTCAGCGTTTCCGGGCGAAGGGGTAAGGGGTATCTTAAATCCATATTGAAGTAAACAACCGATATATACGATTGGAAGTAAGCCATTTTTGCGACAGGATATAGACCGTATTGCAGCTTCTGAAAAGAGAATTGCAGCAATCTGGTGAGGTATTCAGACCCCATATGCCCTATCGCCTTATCGATAAAGATGCTGCTTGGCTTCTTATCCTCAAATGGCATGTCTTTTAGCCCGCTTTCCAGTTTCCCTCTGCCAAGCATCCCTTCACACCACAAGGAAAGACATATTTTTAATCAAATTATCCCAAAGGTATAATCACTGTCAATCTCTTTGCTCTTCCCCAATAACACAATAAACATGCCAGTTGTCCTGATAATATCCGCTCTCGATAACGTTTAAGCCTTTACTTTTTAATATGAAATTCCATTCTTCAAGTGACATTTTTCTCTCGTTTCCATACTCTCTGTGCGGATAATATTTTGACGGGACAGAAAAAATCACGTAATTTGAAACTAAGAGTTGTCTTTCTAAAATCTTCGAAATGGTTTCATTGTCAAAATGCTCCATTGTACCCTGGGAAAAGGCAACATCGAAATATTTAGGCTTGAGCATATTTAAATCCATTATATCCATAAGCAAAAACTTTGCATAACCTCCCAATCTATCATTTGTTCTAAACGCTTCATAAATTATCGAGATATCGTTATCAATCCCAACCACTTCAAAGGCCATCTCAGAAAAATAAATCGACATTGTTGCGGTGCCTATTCCAACTTCTAATAATTTAGGAATATCTTTTTGGGCGGATTTATGGGCATATTCTTCGATTAATGAAATAAACTCTTTGTGATGGTTTATATTCCCCTCCAGTTCCTCATGTGTAATCTCATGATCATAAAATTTTGCCCAACCCGCCTTTCTAATATCTTTGGACTCACACTCTTTAATCTGCTCCTTGTCCAGGGGTTGCCGCCCAATCTGAGATCGTAACTCCTTGATAACTTCCTTAATCTGTTTGCTGGTGTCATCCCGAAGTTGTTGCAGCAGAGAATCAAGCTCACGTACCCGATCATCAAACTCACGTATACGATCCTCAACCCCGGAGAGTCTGTGAGCGGCATCCCTAAGCACCTGGCTCGTAGCCCGGTTGAACTCGGCCTGCTTCCAGATCACCGGGTCGACGTATCGCCGCACTTCGCCGTGAACGAGCTCCCGCCCCTTCACCAGGACCTTCCCAGCGACGGGGCGGTGGGAACTGATGAAATAACTGTTGTTCTGGATGTTCCAATTGCCGGAGATATATGCGAGATCACGGGCAAGCTCAGTGCTGCTCCCGGCCGAAGCCTGCGGGGTCACGAGGGAGTCAGGGTCCGGTGGATAGATCCCGGCCGCCTTCCGCCGCCGGATATTCTCGCGAATCTTTTCCATGATCTCTTCGACGTTGATCTCGTCGTCGCGAATCTCGAACGGAGCGTCATCCATATACATCTCCTCTCACAGCCTCCATAAACAGGGAATATTGAAAAGCCCGGCATCCCTCCCTGTCGGGATGACGTCGAACGCATACGCCTTGTCCTGCCAGTCGTAGCACTCCCCACTGCGGGTGTGAGCCGCAACCGTCAGCAGGAATCGTCCGGCGAGCATCGGAAGCCTGTCGATCCAGAGATCGATATACCCCTCGCCATTAATAAACTCGATCGGGACGTCTTTCAACTCGGTATTCGTCCCGTAGAGGTGCTCCCCGCGTTCGGAGTAGAGAGCGATCCCGAAGACCGGATCGGGAATCCGTTCGCGGGCCGAGTAATAAATTCTGATCGTCATCGGATCGAAGGCATTGAATCGCGTGCACTCTGCACCGAACTTGTTGAGGAATTTCACACCCGTGATCTTCACCTTGCCGTTCCCCGAAGTTGCCTCTTTGGCGGGAGGGGCTTCACCGGCTGGCGCAACGATCTCCGCAGTCCCAGCTTCTATTTTGCCGTAGACGTAGCGGTCGATCACCTCGTCCGTCTCGCCGAGGGCCACCTGCTCCCCCTGACGGAGGAGGAGGGTCCGATCGCAGAACCGCCGGACCGAGCCCAAGTCGTGGGAGACGAAGACGATGGTGACACCCTCGTTTCGGTAGCGTGCGAGTACGTCCATGCACTTCTGCTGGAACTCCATATCGCCGACGGCGAGCACCTCGTCGAGGAGGAGGATCTCGGGATCGGTCTGAATCGCGGTCGAGAACGCGAGCCGCACCTGCATTCCGGATGAGAAGTTCTTCAGCTTCGTGTCTCTGAACTTCTCGAGCCCGGCGAATTCCAGGATGCCGTCGGCCTTGTCGGCAATCTCCCGCTTTGATAGACCCATGATCGTCCCGTAGGTTCTGATGTTCTCGACCGCTGTAAAATCGGGGTGGAAACCGACACCGAGCTCGAGGAACGGCGTGAGCCGCCGGTTCACCGAGACCACCCCCGAAGTCGGGCGCAGGATCCGGGCGAGAATCTTCAGGAGCGTGCTCTTCCCGCTCCCGTTCTCCCCGATGATCCCGAGCATCTCCCCATCCTCCACGGAGAAAGTAATATCGCGGAGCGCCGGGAACGTCTCGTAGTGCACGGGCCGGAAGAGCCCGGTCAGGGCTTCATAGAGCGTGGTCCGCTTCTCGTGCGGGATTCGGAATACTTTTCGCAGATGCTCCACTTCGATTGCGTTCACTCACATCTCCTCCGCAAACCCGGGCTCGTAGCGGGCAAAGATCAGGTAGCCTATCGCGAGTGCAGCGAGCGAGGCGATGCCTGCATAGAGGAGGCTGCCCGGTGATGGCGCCGTCGCGTAGATGATCGTGTTTCTCGCTTCGATAACGATATGGGCCATTGGATTCAGAAGAAAGAGCTCCCGAAGCCCCTCCGGGAAGATCGTGACGGGATAGAGGATCGGGGTGGCGAAGAAGCCAGCCTGCAGGACGACCGCCCATATGAACTGGACGTCACGATAGTAGACGTTCAGGGCCGCGATGGCGAGTGATATCCCGAGGGCGAACACGAATAGGATCAGCAGGATCAGCGGCACGTAGACGAGCGTCGGCGAGGGCGGCACCTGGAAGACCACCATGAAGAGCGCAAAAACCACGGACTCGAAGATGCTCATGAGTAAGGCTGTGATGCAGATCGAGATCACGAGAATATCTCTCGGGAAGTAGATCTTCTGGACCAGACTCGGTCTTCCGACGATCGCGGAAAGCCCGAGCGACGTTGCCCGGGCGAGAAAGTTCCAGAGTATGATCCCGAGCAGCAGGAAGAGCTGGTAGTACTCCACCTGAATCCGCATGAGGTTTGAAAAGACCACATAGAGAACCACGAGCATCAGCAGGGGTTCGAGCAGCGACCAGAAGTATCCGAGGATCGAGTTCTTGTAGCGCTGCTTGAACTCACCCCAGGCGAGTGTCCGGATCAGGTTGCGATAGCCGTAGATGGTCCTAGCATGGTCAAGAAGCATCGTTCACCACGCGCCGTATCTGCTCTTCGAACGCGGAGCGATCAAACATCTTCGCTCTTGCCAGGCAGGCTTGCCGATAAAGCTCCGGGTTGGCTGAGACTGTCCTGACCGCACCAACTATTGCAGGAACCTCGGCCGGAACTAGAAATCCAGTGACACCATCGATAACGCTTTCGCGATACCCTCCTTCATTAACGGCAACAACAGATTTTCCGGCAGCCATCGCCTCCACCGGAGCCATCCCGAAGTCTTCATCCCGAGCTGTAGTAATGAATCCCTTACACTGTGCGTAGAGATCCACAAGTTCCTTTTCAGAGATCTCACCGCGTAATTCGACGTTCTCAGGAAGATCTCGTCGGATACGGTTAACATACGGGGCAGCATGATCTCCTTCCGAATACCCGCCAACGATGATCAGACGCTCATCCGGCATTGACCTAAAGGCTTCGGTCTGTAATTCTATCCGTTTCTCGGGGTAGAGACGGTTCACTGAGAGCCAGAAATTCCCGTATTCTTTACAGGGATAGCTCGATGTATCGATTGGAGGATAAATTATCGATGCATCCCGATGATAAAATCTTTTTATCCGAGTGCGAACGTTCTCTGAATTAGCAACAATTGAGTCCATATAGCGTATCGACCTCTGGTCCAGAATTCTGTGACTGTTTGCCCATATGCGGAAAAATTGACGACGAACAAGGTTCTGCCGAGAGAGATAAGTGGAGTAGAGATCATAGAACGCTCTCGTCGGGGAGTGGCAGTACCAGAGATTTGGATGGTGTTTCTTCCCGGCATACTGCGCCCAGTTGCCGCTGAAAATGAAGAAGTCGTACTCATCGGAAAAATCGCAGTTGAGAAACATCATTGTGGCAGATACTTGTTTGAGTGGTGGGATTTTCATCGTTTCCCCAAGAGAAATACATTTTCCGGGCAACTCCAGCACACCGAGTGCCCGAGTGTCTGTTGTAATAACATCGGCACCAAGGGCTTTCGCCATGCACAACGTTACCTTCTCCGCGCCGCCTACGGCCCCAAAAAAATCATGAAATATTGCCACCTTCATCCGGCATAACCATCATTTCTGATAACCATATGAGACTATTTCGTACCTTACCCTGGGAAGAAACTCTAACAACCAACTAATTCCGATAGAAATGTCGATAAATAGAATAATAAGGATTATGACTCTAACACAGCATACAGCCAGACATCTAGTCGTTCTGGAATTGCACGATCTCACGTATCCTCTTCTGGAAGATAGATATATCAAAGAGTCGCGCTCTTTCTAGGCATGGTTTCCGATAAGCATCAATATCGTTCATGATCTCTCTGAGCGCCATGACGATCTCAACTGGATCGGGGTTTACAAGTCTTCCCGTCTCCTCCGTAACCGTCTCCAGGAATCCGCCAGATTTGACTGCAACAACCGCTTTGCCGCTGGCCATCGCCTCCAGAGGGGTGATACCGAAAGGTTCGTTGAACGAGGTGCAGATCAGACCTTTTGAACGGGAATATAAGTCGACGAGTTCATCGAAGGGGACTTCACCCGCCAGCGTGACATTCTCGGGAAGATCCCGTTTCAACCAGCGGATGTATGGGGATGAGTGGTCTGCAGCCGCGTGCCCGCCGACAACGATTAACCTCTCTTCGGGCATCATGCGGAACGCATCCACCTGGAGCTCGATTCTCTTCTCCGGGTAGAGTCGGTTTACCGAGAGCCAGTAGTCTCCTGCCTCTCGGTGGACATAGCGGGAGACATCGACAGCAGGATAGAGGATTTCAGCAGTTCTCCCGTAGTGCTGACGTATCTGATCACGGACATTCTTCGAGTTCGCAACGATTCGGTCGATATTCGCAATGGAGCGTCTGTCAAGCGGGCGGTTGAGAGACGACCCGAATCGATAAAAATTCCGGAATAAAAACCCCGCATGATCGTAAAAAGGGACCTGTTCGTTATTCATCGCTCCGATAAGGATGTGACAGTACCAGAGATTTGGATGATGCTTTCTTGCGGCATGATGCGACCAGTTCCCGCTGAAGATAAAGAAGTCGTAATCATCGGAGAAGTCGCAGGCAGCGAACCGTGCCGCAGCGGAAATTTGCTTGAAAGGAGCGATTTTAACTGTATTGCCAATACTGAGCACATCCCCATGCCGTGCAATTTGAGTGACGGCATCTGTATCGGTAGTAATGATGTCAGCACCGAGTGCATCCGCCATCATCAGAACTACATTCTCGCCACCGCCAATGGCTCCGAAGTAGTCGTGGAAAATGGCGACCTTCATGCACGTCTCTTCTCGTCCATGAAATAGTTGAGCTGGTCCCGCACGATATCCCCGACACTGTGCGTGGTCCTGAATCCCAGCCGCTGGATCTTCGTCGTATCGGCAAAGAGGATCGGGACCTCTGCAGGCCTGAACCGATCGGCGTCAAAGACGATCGGTATCCTCCGTCCGTCACTGTGGACGGCTATCCCCTCGTCCGCCAGCGAGAATTCCAGGTCGCCCTCGAGCATCAGGCGATCGACCCGCGTCTTCTCGAATGATACCCCGAAGATATCTGAAGTGTCCTTCTCGGTGGGAGCGTCGACGGTTTTGCCGTTCCGGAACGTCTCGATCCGCTCGACCGGCATCCCCGCGCTCTCGAGACTGAAGAGGATGTAGCTCAGGACCGATGTCGTCCGCATCGACCCCTGGTTGTAGACGTCGCCCGGTTGCCCCTCCTCCGCGAGGAGGCAGTAACCGCGCACGACATCGAGGACGTGGGACCAGTCGCGGAACGCCCCCACGTTGCCGATGGTGAGGCGATCGAGATCCCCGGCGGCGAGTTTCGCCACCTGGTTCGTGATGACGGACGTGACGAACATGATCCCCCTTCCCGCTCCCTCATGGTTGAAGGCGCGGGAGACGATGGCACGGGTCCCGTAGGTATGATAATAGTTGCGCATGAGGAAGTCGCCGTAGACCTTGCTCACAGCATAGGGGAACATGGGACGGAGGGGATTCGTCTCCCGGATTGGGACCTCGGGAATCGCCGCAGGCTCAGGAAAGATCGATCCGTACTTCTTTCTGGCAGACTCGAACTGCTCCTGTGAACTGAAGACGAGCCCGTACTCCTCCGAGGATCCGGCAAACACAATCACCGGATCGTACTCTTTCCGCCGCACTGCTTCGAGGAGATTGTTGGTGCCTATGGAGTTGATCTGAGCCGTCTCGATGGGATGGGTGAACGAGCGGGGGACATAGGACTGTGCCGCCAGGTGAAAGACGACATCCGGCTGTGCGATGTCGAGCGCCGTGGCAAGCCCCGATATGTCCTCCAGGTTCCCTTCGATGAAAGTGATCGCGTTCTGCACCCCTTTGGCCCGTATGCTCTCCGGAAGGGAGCCATCAGCCCTGCGCCGAACCAGTCCGTAGACGTGAGCACCCGCATCCACAAGGTGTCGCGCCAGATAGGCACCGGCAAACCCTCCGATGCCGGTTATGAATACGTTCTTCTCCTTCCACATCCGCCAATCTCCCCCCCGGAAGAGATGAACTCCGGGAAAATACCGTGTTTTATTTAAATTATCGCCAGATTTTGATAAATTTTTATATACGCATTCCAAGAGCGATGTGAGATAGTAAGTATTTCTCGTCCCCTTTGGGGCGTGGAGTACATCTCGATGGACCATCGATCCCGCACCATGCGGTTCGACGCGTTTGGCCTTATGGGAGGCACTATAGAAAACCTCTCCGGCGTATTTGTACACCTATCCTGCGGGTATTCCCCCGGTTCCGATCGTGCGGGTCCTCCCATCCCCGCAGTGCGATAGGCCCGTATGGGTCTCTCCCGATCGGGGCCGTCGCACGGAGGGGACGGGGCCTTTCCTGCGAATATGCTGCCCTGGAGCAGCGTCTACCTTCGATGTGGATTGCAACAGAGCCCTTCCGGGAGAGGTTTACAGCATTCGCCGCAGATAGCATCTTGTGACAATTGAGTGCCTGGCGATGCCAGAGCGCTTGCCCGCCTGTTCTGGCCTCCATGGGCAACTATTACCGGTCCCATCGGGAAATTCGGTAGATGCCTTTTGGGATAAGGCGAGCCTTGGATGCAATTCCACCATCCCGGAGACCAAGATTAGCCCTCGAGCCCCGCCCCCGATACCATCGACCGGAAATTTTCGCGCACCGCTCATCCTTCAACCGTTTCCAGATACCCCGCAATATACCGGGCAAACTCGCTGAAGTCTCCGAGGTTGTTCTGCAGGATGCCGAATAGAATTCCGATGCCGATATCGGCGTACCAGGATGTTGCGGAGGTTCACCGCCTCGGCAAAGCGTGCTGCGAACGGTCCGGGCAGAATCCCCTGCTCCCCCACGATCTCGATCACCTCTTTGTACGTATCCGGTTTTCGCAGACCTTGGGCGGCGATGATCCTCTCCCCGATAAAGATGCAGGATTCGAGGGCGACCTCAAGATACTTCTGGCTCCCCGGAGCGTGTAGTCCTCCCGGATCTATTGGAGGCTGAATTTTCCATACGAATCCAGTATCCTGACGCATTCCTGCAGCCGGTCCATTTTCCTTACGATCTCGTTCTTCATGGCAGCCCTTTTTTGCAATCCTTTGGAGCGCGAATCCGGTATGCCGCTCGATATCGTACTTCATATCCAGGTACTCCGACAGGATCCCGCTCTCCACACGGATCCGGGTCTCCCTGTCGTCTTTCATCAGTTTGCCGTGCTTGATGATGTTGAACTTCAGAAGCGGCGGGCATCGTTCATCACCACCCGATCGACACGGTCCGTCCGCAGAATGCCCGCCAGTTCGGACATCAGCCTCAGCCGCATCCTGAACCCCGCACGAGCGTCCAGCGACTCGTCGAGGTTGACGGCAATGTCGATATCGCTCAACGGCCCCTCCCTTCCCTCTGCAGCCGAGCCGAAGAGGTAGGCGAGTCTGACGCTCTCTCTGCTGCCGAAATATTCCACGACCTTCTCCTCGGCGCCGGGGAAGTTCTCCGCCATCTCCGCTTTCTCCTTATGCAAAGATGGTATGCACAGGAAAGGTTGATGAATCCTCTGATTGCCCCGCAATCTCTCCTGCATGTCCAGCAGACGCAAAACCCGGACGCGTCACCGGTCGGCACGGGTTGCATCCTCAGGGAGGGGAGAGGTGGGTCCTCCTCATGCTCCGGGGCAATTTTCGGTATTTTCATGGGAGAGGACTTGGCCGTTCCATCCACGGGAGGTCTGCGCACGGGACGGATCGAAGGAGATGTGAGAGGATGTTACCAGGGTTTCCCTAAAAGATCGTGGATGCACGCGGAATACGGTCACAGCACGGGGCCAGGGAGACGATCGAATATTCGAAACGCAGGACGGCGATAGGGCGGCACCCCATCCCCCACGATTGCGACAGGGCTGGTTGGGGGGCACGAGATCGATCTCGGAAAAGAGTCCGAGATTGGAGCGATATCGCTCCTGTCCCCCGGCATCCCCAATGCGAGGATATTGCACGCAGGGTGGAGGCGCGGTGAAGTATCACCCCCGATCTACCCCCCGGGGAAACCGTCGCAACA
Protein-coding sequences here:
- a CDS encoding nucleotidyltransferase domain-containing protein, whose protein sequence is MAENFPGAEEKVVEYFGSRESVRLAYLFGSAAEGREGPLSDIDIAVNLDESLDARAGFRMRLRLMSELAGILRTDRVDRVVMNDARRF
- a CDS encoding DUF86 domain-containing protein, which translates into the protein MESGILSEYLDMKYDIERHTGFALQRIAKKGCHEERDRKENGPAAGMRQDTGFVWKIQPPIDPGGLHAPGSQKYLEVALESCIFIGERIIAAQGLRKPDTYKEVIEIVGEQGILPGPFAARFAEAVNLRNILVRRYRHRNSIRHPAEQPRRLQRVCPVYCGVSGNG
- a CDS encoding glycosyltransferase, translated to MKVAIFHDFFGAVGGAEKVTLCMAKALGADVITTDTRALGVLELPGKCISLGETMKIPPLKQVSATMMFLNCDFSDEYDFFIFSGNWAQYAGKKHHPNLWYCHSPTRAFYDLYSTYLSRQNLVRRQFFRIWANSHRILDQRSIRYMDSIVANSENVRTRIKRFYHRDASIIYPPIDTSSYPCKEYGNFWLSVNRLYPEKRIELQTEAFRSMPDERLIIVGGYSEGDHAAPYVNRIRRDLPENVELRGEISEKELVDLYAQCKGFITTARDEDFGMAPVEAMAAGKSVVAVNEGGYRESVIDGVTGFLVPAEVPAIVGAVRTVSANPELYRQACLARAKMFDRSAFEEQIRRVVNDAS
- a CDS encoding glycosyltransferase family 4 protein, encoding MKIAICAVQVPFVKGGAEYHFDNLYAELLKRDYDVEYIKIPFKWYPPEEIVNHALIWRLLDLSESNGMKIDGVIAQKFPSYLVRHPNKVVWLLHQHRPAYDLAHTEMDDLLPYGKLGEIVRQKIYKMDYLGLNEARKIYTNSENVARRLWRYNRIAGEPLYHPPPLMGQYRCESYCDYIFYPSRVDAIKRQDLAIKCLQHCNSNIRLKIAGTGPHLDYIRSLAKECGVDDRVDILGYVPEEELLDLYANAAAVVYVPIDEDMGYVTLEAFLSKKPVITCTDSGGPLEFVEDSVNGFIAAPSPESIAEKVQQLFENGLCEKMGQNGYRKVSSMNLSWDNVIKKLLEPMQ
- a CDS encoding ABC transporter ATP-binding protein gives rise to the protein MNAIEVEHLRKVFRIPHEKRTTLYEALTGLFRPVHYETFPALRDITFSVEDGEMLGIIGENGSGKSTLLKILARILRPTSGVVSVNRRLTPFLELGVGFHPDFTAVENIRTYGTIMGLSKREIADKADGILEFAGLEKFRDTKLKNFSSGMQVRLAFSTAIQTDPEILLLDEVLAVGDMEFQQKCMDVLARYRNEGVTIVFVSHDLGSVRRFCDRTLLLRQGEQVALGETDEVIDRYVYGKIEAGTAEIVAPAGEAPPAKEATSGNGKVKITGVKFLNKFGAECTRFNAFDPMTIRIYYSARERIPDPVFGIALYSERGEHLYGTNTELKDVPIEFINGEGYIDLWIDRLPMLAGRFLLTVAAHTRSGECYDWQDKAYAFDVIPTGRDAGLFNIPCLWRL
- a CDS encoding methyltransferase domain-containing protein — protein: MDDAPFEIRDDEINVEEIMEKIRENIRRRKAAGIYPPDPDSLVTPQASAGSSTELARDLAYISGNWNIQNNSYFISSHRPVAGKVLVKGRELVHGEVRRYVDPVIWKQAEFNRATSQVLRDAAHRLSGVEDRIREFDDRVRELDSLLQQLRDDTSKQIKEVIKELRSQIGRQPLDKEQIKECESKDIRKAGWAKFYDHEITHEELEGNINHHKEFISLIEEYAHKSAQKDIPKLLEVGIGTATMSIYFSEMAFEVVGIDNDISIIYEAFRTNDRLGGYAKFLLMDIMDLNMLKPKYFDVAFSQGTMEHFDNETISKILERQLLVSNYVIFSVPSKYYPHREYGNERKMSLEEWNFILKSKGLNVIESGYYQDNWHVYCVIGEEQRD
- a CDS encoding glycosyltransferase family 4 protein, producing the protein MRIAYFSPVSPQKTGIADYSECELLPYLSRYMDIDIFIDINVKPDNGFLIENFDIYPYTEYERLKGYYDIPLYHMGNNQLHEFIYRSLIKNPGITVFHDIYLHGFLSSISIARGNADRYREEFGYCYGEKGVMIADRAIQAKAYPDFEYPLIRRILDNSLGIVCHNEFCVQTALREKHDISIAKINHPMTIPKEIREVEKRNIKAIKNKLSIPEKNPIIISFGYISPHKRYHVLLNSFKNLLNDYPDAVLLLVGEDLMRIDGLIARLGLDQSVIKTGFVPFAETLNYLAIADYCVNLRHPTAGETSGSILRIMAAKKPVIVSDVGWFSEIPDDCCLKVAVDSYEEDLLLAYMQTLAANARMRETIGENALRWVEREHNPDRIAKEFYRYIKSVVDGDEIVMTQISEALLDLGVDEQDDNLLGHVSKTIRDVL
- a CDS encoding glycosyltransferase, with product MKVAIFHDYFGAIGGGENVVLMMADALGADIITTDTDAVTQIARHGDVLSIGNTVKIAPFKQISAAARFAACDFSDDYDFFIFSGNWSHHAARKHHPNLWYCHILIGAMNNEQVPFYDHAGFLFRNFYRFGSSLNRPLDRRSIANIDRIVANSKNVRDQIRQHYGRTAEILYPAVDVSRYVHREAGDYWLSVNRLYPEKRIELQVDAFRMMPEERLIVVGGHAAADHSSPYIRWLKRDLPENVTLAGEVPFDELVDLYSRSKGLICTSFNEPFGITPLEAMASGKAVVAVKSGGFLETVTEETGRLVNPDPVEIVMALREIMNDIDAYRKPCLERARLFDISIFQKRIREIVQFQND
- a CDS encoding GDP-mannose 4,6-dehydratase; its protein translation is MWKEKNVFITGIGGFAGAYLARHLVDAGAHVYGLVRRRADGSLPESIRAKGVQNAITFIEGNLEDISGLATALDIAQPDVVFHLAAQSYVPRSFTHPIETAQINSIGTNNLLEAVRRKEYDPVIVFAGSSEEYGLVFSSQEQFESARKKYGSIFPEPAAIPEVPIRETNPLRPMFPYAVSKVYGDFLMRNYYHTYGTRAIVSRAFNHEGAGRGIMFVTSVITNQVAKLAAGDLDRLTIGNVGAFRDWSHVLDVVRGYCLLAEEGQPGDVYNQGSMRTTSVLSYILFSLESAGMPVERIETFRNGKTVDAPTEKDTSDIFGVSFEKTRVDRLMLEGDLEFSLADEGIAVHSDGRRIPIVFDADRFRPAEVPILFADTTKIQRLGFRTTHSVGDIVRDQLNYFMDEKRRA
- a CDS encoding ABC transporter permease yields the protein MLLDHARTIYGYRNLIRTLAWGEFKQRYKNSILGYFWSLLEPLLMLVVLYVVFSNLMRIQVEYYQLFLLLGIILWNFLARATSLGLSAIVGRPSLVQKIYFPRDILVISICITALLMSIFESVVFALFMVVFQVPPSPTLVYVPLILLILFVFALGISLAIAALNVYYRDVQFIWAVVLQAGFFATPILYPVTIFPEGLRELFLLNPMAHIVIEARNTIIYATAPSPGSLLYAGIASLAALAIGYLIFARYEPGFAEEM